The following are encoded together in the Lactuca sativa cultivar Salinas chromosome 1, Lsat_Salinas_v11, whole genome shotgun sequence genome:
- the LOC128127097 gene encoding uncharacterized protein LOC128127097 gives MVIGDGWERHVVVMVGPIIMNGHIYVDTFSMLLNYHLWYVLTPVRVDFIWRDSRANKLFMMLIDQNREKLLVVVPQQMMRLIYGGNLLGGVFSLNHFQIEPPYGEYPRYQEYSLLRDDLMIKISNNTRFNRLADAIISWFPVFPLVPSIKSLVEDRTERKMMIDIVGKIIRGKQTIPVTLCSMRNVDKGNENCDDSQNPIDIEKENRKRYNRNYYARKKEKNKMRRIANGEGCSQPTTLTSCTTMETNETNINEDSSVSVISAAQRTSTYNKEYYQRRKERTMMTKRRVYAFQEDPYDFVYENIRMEHRILKAQNPCVYCGAKRIQYEFPTFCCMSGKTKLAHSPIPTELHQLFTRQEQLEESFRYNIRAYNSNFSFASLGVKVDKELANMNSGVYTFCAHGTLYHNIDQLISRDGKSRVTLNASVELDQRVYNKPTTSEVAGIWVEGNDNITAYKRSIIVYGRSNYSTEIQPHFGCYDPLCYPLFFPNGESGWHPKIPRYGVAMDEINSDNEDNDEGSEGSTSKKCRNTVSMREYYCYKFQIRSNDNVILMGGRLFQQFAVDTYIKIETTRLVFVEKNQTKIRADLYQGVVDCFIAGEAQPSRVGQRVVLPASFIGGPRDMRRRFLDAMALVQDDGRPDIFLTMTCNPKWKEIDDELLPGQSAQDRPDLVARVFHAKLEDLKVQLLQRHIIGVVGLYEYVIEFQKRGLPHAHFLLIMTPRYKMNNPDDYDKLVCAEIPDPIRWVAPYNPKLLMMFNCHINVEVCSSIKSVKYLFKYVYKGHDKQVIHIDKDQENVVINEIKKYQDARYVSPPEALWRVFSFPLSKIHPCVMALQIHLPNQQLVRFKDGDRMEDIVDREKEKDSMLTAFFKKNKEDSKAREYLYKDFPKHFTWNRGNHCWRTRAHKSMVGRLVYANPAEGERYYLRLLLCHIIGPTCFEDLYTANGVLHPTFRKAALERGLIETDDNLSQCLEEASLFQFPSALRRLFATMLIFCEPGNVRKLWDDHYDSLSEDYRKQYGCAERVQNMVLIDIRVFLESMSKKLSDYDLPNVSAHINLQSRGYREVQEEYSINVEYEDLHARDSLNPDQKFAYDEIMRHVDQNIPSVFFIDGPGGTGKKFLYKALLANIRACGLIALATATSGVAANNMPGGRTAHSRFGIPLNLDNNSMCKITKQSGKAQILREAKVIIWDEAAMAKRQAVEAVDRTMQDITDEKLHFGGKIMVMGGDFRQVLPVVRRGTRA, from the exons ATGGTGATAGGTGATGGTTGGGAAAGACATGTGGTGGTGATGGTTGGACCTAT AATCATGAATGGTCATATTTACGTTGATACATTTTCAATGCTACTAAACTACCATTTGTGGTATGTTTTGACACCCGTTCGTGTTGATTTCATTTGGAGGGACTCTAGAGCAAACAAACTCTTCATGATGCTCATTGATCAAAAT agagagaaattgttaGTAGTTGTTCCACAACAAATGATGCGCCTTATTTATGGAGGGAATCTATTGGGTGGTGTGTTTTCTTTAAACCATTTCCAAATCGAACCACCCTATGGTGAGTATCCGAGGTATCAAGAATACAGTTTATTACGTGACGATTTGATGATTAAGATCAGCAATAACACACGGTTTAATCGTTTGGCCGATGCTATCATATCATGGTTTCCGGTTTTCCCATTGGTTCCCTCGATAAAAAGTTTAGTAGAGGATCGGACAGAGAGAAAAATGATGATCg ATATTGTTGGAAAAATCATCAGAGGCAAGCAAACTATTCCCGTTACTTTG TGTTCAATGAGGAACGTAGATAAAGGAAACGAAAACTGTGATGATTCCCAAAACCCGATAGATATAGAAAAAG AAAATCGAAAAAGATACAATAGAAACTATTATGCACGAAAAAAGGAGAAAAACAAAATGAGAAGGATAGCTAACGGTGAAGGATGTAGTCAACCTACAACACTCACAAGTTGCACTACAATGGAGACAAACGAAACAAATATCAATGAAGATTCCTCTGTGAGTGTTATAAGTGCTGCTCAGAGGACAAGTACTTATAATAAAGAATATTATCAACGAAGAAAGGAACGAactatgatgacaaaaagaagagTATACGCCTTTCAGGAGGATCCGTATGATTTTGTTTACGAAAATATCCGTATGGAACATCGTATATTAAAGGCTCAAAACCCTTGTGTTTATTGTGGAGCAAAGCGAATACAATATGAATTCCCTACCTTTTGTTGCATGAGTGGGAAGACAAAACTAGCACACTCCCCTATTCCCACAGAATTGCACCAACTCTTCACAAGGCAAGAGCAGCTAGAAGAAAGCTTCAGGTACAATATAAGGGCGTACAACTCAAACTTTTCTTTCGCGTCACTGGGTGTAAAGGTGGATAAAGAATTGGCCAATATGAATTCTGGAGTTTACACTTTTTGTGCGCACGGAACACTCTATCATAATATCGATCAGTTAATTTCAAGGGATGGAAAATCaag AGTGACTTTGAATGCGTCGGTGGAGCTTGACCAAAGGGTGTACAATAAGCCGACCACATCTGAG GTTGCTGGTATTTGGGTTGAAGGAAATGACAACATCACTGCATATAAAAGAAGTATTATTGTCTACGGGAGGTCTAACTATAGTACTGAAATTCAACCTCACTTTGGTTGTTATGATCCTTTGTGCTATCCTTTATTCTTTCCCAATGGTGAGTCTGGATGGCATCCTAAAATACCAAGATATGGGGTGGCCATGGATGAAATTAATAGTGACAATGAAGACAATGATGAAGGTTCAGAAG GATCTACTTCAAAAAAATGCAGAAATACTGTAAGTATGCGGGAGTACTATTGTTACAAGTTCCAGATACGGTCGAATGATAATGTGATTTTGATGGGAGGGAGATTGTTCCAACAGTTTGCAGTAGATACCTATATAAAGATTGAGACTACACGTTTGGTTTTTGTTGAAAAGAACCAAACCAAAATTAGAGCCGATTTATACCAGGGTGTTGTTGATTGCTTCATTGCCGGTGAGGCTCAACCAAGTAGGGTTGGACAGAGAGTTGTGTTACCTGCAAGTTTCATTGGAGGTCCACGTGACATGCGCCGAAGATTTCTGGATGCCATGGCTTTAGTTCAAGATGATGGGAGGCCTGATATATTCCTTACAATGACgtgcaacccaaaatggaaagAAATCGATGATGAGTTATTGCCTGGACAGTCAGCTCAAGATCGACCGGACCTTGTTGCAAGAGTTTTTCATGCTAAGTTAGAGGATCTCAAGGTACAGTTATTGCAGAGACATATAATCGGTGTGGTGGGGTTATATGAGTATGTGATAGAGTTTCAAAAGCGTGGATTGCCACATGCACATTTCCTCTTAATAATGACCCCTAGATATAAGATGAATAATCCAGACGATTATGACAAACTTGTGTGTGCGGAAATTCCCGACCCAATAAG ATGGGTGGCTCCATACAACCCAAAGTTGTTAATGATGTTTAATTGTCATATCAACGTTGAGGTTTGTTCGAGTATAAAGTCTGTGAAGTACCTCTTCAAATATGTTTATAAGGGCCATGAcaaacaagttatccatattgaTAAAGACCAAGAAAATGTTGTTATTAATGAGATAAAAAAGTATCAAGACGCACGTTATGTGTCCCCTCCCGAGGCATTATGGCGAGTTTTTAGCTTTCCTCTTTCAAAAATCCACCCTTGTGTGATGGCCTTGCAAATACATCTCCCGAATCAACAGTTGGTTAGGTTCAAAGACGGTGACAGAATGGAAGACATTGTTGATAGGGAGAAAGAAAAAGATTCAATGTTGACGGCATTTTTCAAGAAGAATAAAGAAGATTCCAAAGCGAGAGAATATTTGTATAAGGATTTTCCAAAACATTTTACATGGAATCGGGGCAACCATTGTTGGAGGACCCGCGCACATAAATCAATGGTGGGTCGACTTGTTTATGCTAATCCAGCTGAAGGAGAGAGATACTACCTACGCCTTCTTTTATGTCATATCATCGGGCCTACCTGCTTTGAAGATTTATACACAGCCAATGGTGTATTACACCCTACATTTCGAAAAGCAGCTCTCGAAAGAGGTTTAATAGAGACGGATGATAATTTATCACAGTGTCTTGAAGAGGCTTCGTTATTTCAATTTCCCAGCGCACTTAGAAGGTTATTTGCGACGATGCTGATTTTTTGTGAACCAGGAAATGTTCGCAAGTTATGGGACGACCACTATGATTCTCTTTCTGAAGATTATAGGAAACAATATGGATGTGCCGAGCGAGTGCAAAATATGGTCCTCATCGACATTAGAGTCTTCCTAGAATCTATGAGTAAAAAGCTTAGTGATTATGACCTTCCAAATGTCAGTGCACACATCAATTTACAATCAAGAGGCTATCGTGAGGTGCAAGAAGAATACTCTATAAATGTGGAATATGAAGACTTACATGCGCGGGACTCTCTCAATCCAGACCAGAAGTTTGCATATGATGAGATAATGAGGCATGTGGATCAAAATATTCCGAGTGTCTTCTTCATAGATGGTCCCGGTGGAACTGGAAAGAAATTTTTGTACAAAGCTTTGTTGGCCAATATTCGTGCATGTGGTCTTATTGCACTTGCAACTGCCACGTCAGGTGTTGCGGCTAACAACATGCCAGGAGGGAGAACAGCTCATTCACGATTTGGAATTCCCCTCAATCTTGATAATAACTCGATGTGCAAGATCACTAAACAAAGTGGGAAGGCTCAGATACTTCGCGAGGCAAAGGTAATCATATGGGATGAAGCAGCAATGGCTAAGAGGCAGGCAGTAGAAGCAGTTGATCGGACAATGCAAGACATCACAGATGAGAAGCTCCATTTCGGTGGAAAGATAATGGTTATGGGAGGTGACTTTAGACAAGTGTTGCCGGTCGTGAGACGTGGCACTCGAGCATAA
- the LOC128127099 gene encoding ATP-dependent DNA helicase PIF1-like translates to MSPLWASVKRLRLNINMRAVNDPWFSDFLLRVGDGNEETLDESYIRIPDNMSIRYTDKTKSVDALIDAIFPSLQSNGADSKFIISRAILSTKNESVDEINNKLIERFSGEQKVYYSFDEAEDDKNNLYPMELICRAFQQNVIDAEIAVGQHAGKRVFLPRIHLCPSDDEMFPFKLKRKQFPIQLSFSMTINKAQGQTIPNVGVYLPESVFSHGQLYVALSRGISRVNTKVLVKPEKNV, encoded by the exons ATGTCACCTCTATGGGCTTCAGTTAAAAGGCTTCGATTAAATATCAACATGAGAGCGGTAAATGACCCGTGGTTTTCTGATTTTTTATTACGAGTCGGTGATGGAAATGAGGAAACATTGGACGAGTCCTATATTCGTATACCTGATAACATGTCCATTCGATACACTGATAAAACTAAATCAGTGGACGCTCTGATTGATGCAATATTTCCTTCTTTGCAATCCAACGGCGCCGATTCAAAATTTATCATTTCGAGGGCGATATTGTCAACTAAAAATGAAAGTGTTGATGAGATTAATAATAAGTTGATCGAACGATTTTCTGGCGAGCAAAAAGTTTACTATAGTTTTGATGAAGCGGAAGATGACAAAAACAACTTATATCCGATGGA ATTGATATGTCGAGCTTTCCAACAAAATGTCATTGATGCAGAGATAGCTGTTGGCCAACATGCTGGAAAAAGAGTGTTTTTACCAAGAATTCATCTATGTCCGTCTGACGATGAGATGTTCCCATTCAAACTTAAGAGAAAGCAATTTCCAATTCAGCTTAGTTTCTCTATGACAATCAATAAAGCTCAAGGACAAACAATTCCAAATGTAGGTGTTTATCTACCAGAATCGGTTTTCTCACATGGCCAGCTTTATGTGGCGTTGTCCAGAGGAATATCACGTGTCAATACCAAGGTATTAGTAAAGCCGGAAAAAAACGTTTGA
- the LOC111910149 gene encoding ATPase 2, plasma membrane-type has product MAGGQTMSWEDLKKENVDLETVPIEEVFETLKCSREGLSSEEGNKRLQIFGPNKLEEKKESKFLKFLGFMWNPLSWVMEAAAIMAIVLANGGGKPPDWQDFVGITTLLIINSTISFIEENNAGNAAAALMAGLAPKAKVIRNGKWDEEEAAILVPGDIISVKLGDIIPADARLLEGDPLKIDQSALTGESLPVTKHPGDSVYSGSTCKQGEIEAVVIATGVHTFFGKAAHLVDSTNQVGHFQKVLTAIGNFCICTIAIGLVIEIVVMYPIQKRTYRNGIDNLLVLLIGGIPIAMPTVLSVTMAIGSHKLSEQGAITKRMTAIEELAGMDVLCSDKTGTLTLNKLTVDKTLIEVFAKDCDKDTVILMGARASRVENQDAIDACIVNMLGDAKEARAGITEIHFLPFNPVDKRTAITYIDQNGNWHRASKGAPEQIVELCNLKGDESKKVFNIIDKFAERGLRSLAVSQQTVPEKTKESPGGPWVFVGLLPLFDPPRHDSAETIRRALHLGVNVKMITGDQLAIGKETGRRLGMGTNMYPSSSLLGQHKDASMATIAVEELIEKADGFAGVFPEHKYEIVKKLQEREHIVGMTGDGVNDAPALKRADIGIAVADATDAARGASDIVLTEPGLSVIVSAVLTSRAIFQRMKNYTIYAVSITIRIVLGFMLIALIWRFDFSPFMVLIIAILNDGTIMTISKDKVKPSPLPDSWKLKEIFATGVVLGTYMAVMTVIFFWLAKESDFFTEKFGVHPIKDNEFELMSALYLQVSIISQALIFVTRSRSWSFVERPGFLLLIAFFIAQMIATLIAVYAKWDFARVSGVGWGWGGVIWLYSIVTYFPLDILKFIIRFALSGKAWNNMIQNKTAFTSKKDYGRGEREAQWATDQRTMHGLQAPDATEVLKGKSDYRELSELAEQAKRRAEVARLRELHTLKGHVESVVKLKGLDIETIQQHYTV; this is encoded by the exons ATGGCAGGGGGTCAGACAATGAGCTGGGAGGATCTCAAGAAGGAGAACGTCGATCTT GAGACTGTTCCCATTGAAGAGGTTTTCGAAACACTGAAATGCAGCAGAGAGGGATTATCGAGTGAAGAAGGGAATAAGAGGCTTCAAATCTTTGGCCCGAACAAGCTTGAAGAGAAGAAG GAAAGCAAATTCCTCAAGTTCTTAGGGTTCATGTGGAATCCTTTGTCATGGGTCATGGAGGCTGCAGCTATCATGGCTATTGTCTTGGCCAACGGAGGGGGAAAACCACCAGATTGGCAAGATTTCGTTGGAATTACCACATTGCTTATCATCAACTCCACAATCAGTTTCATCGAGGAAAACAATGCAGGCAACGCTGCAGCAGCTCTAATGGCAGGTCTTGCTCCCAAGGCGAAGGTGATAAGGAATGGAAAATGGGATGAAGAAGAAGCCGCCATTCTTGTACCTGGTGACATCATTAGCGTGAAGCTTGGTGACATCATCCCAGCCGATGCTCGTCTCCTTGAAGGAGATCCTTTAAAAATCGATCAATCTGCATTGACTGGTGAATCATTACCAGTCACCAAGCATCCAGGTGATAGCGTCTACTCCGGTTCAACCTGCAAACAGGGTGAGATTGAAGCTGTTGTTATTGCCACCGGAGTTCACACCTTCTTCGGAAAGGCGGCTCACTTAGTCGATAGCACAAATCAAGTCGGCCATTTCCAAAAG GTTTTGACCGCCATTGGTAACTTCTGCATCTGCACAATTGCAATTGGTCTCGTAATCGAAATAGTGGTGATGTACCCAATCCAGAAACGAACTTACAGAAATGGAATCGACAACTTGTTGGTCCTTCTCATCGGAGGAATCCCAATTGCGATGCCAACAGTTTTGTCAGTCACCATGGCCATCGGATCCCACAAGTTGTCGGAGCAAGGCGCTATCACCAAGAGAATGACTGCCATTGAAGAACTGGCAGGAATGGATGTTCTCTGCAGTGACAAAACCGGAACTCTCACTTTGAATAAACTCACAGTCgacaaaaccctaattgaggTCTTCGCAAAGGATTGTGACAAGGATACAGTGATTCTAATGGGTgcaagagcttcaagagtcgagAATCAAGATGCAATCGATGCTTGTATTGTGAACATGCTTGGAGATGCTAAGGAAGCACGTGCAGGGATCACTGAGATTCATTTCCTTCCATTCAATCCAGTTGATAAACGAACAGCAATCACATACATCGATCAAAACGGAAACTGGCACAGAGCCAGCAAAGGTGCACCTGAGCAGATTGTCGAGCTCTGCAACCTAAAAGGCGATGAAAGCAAAAAAGTCTTCAACATCATCGATAAATTCGCCGAACGTGGTCTTCGTTCTCTTGCCGTTTCCCAACAG acCGTACCGGAGAAAACGAAAGAGAGCCCCGGCGGACCATGGGTGTTTGTCGGTCTATTGCCGCTATTTGACCCACCAAGGCACGACAGTGCTGAAACCATCCGCCGTGCCCTCCACCTTGGTGTCAATGTAAAGATGATCACCGGCGATCAGTTAGCCATCGGAAAGGAAACCGGGCGAAGACTTGGAATGGGAACCAACATGTACCCCTCTTCCTCCCTCCTCGGCCAACACAAAGATGCTTCCATGGCTACTATCGCAGTCGAAGAGCTAATCGAGAAGGCCGACGGGTTTGCCGGAGTCTTCCCTGAACATAAGTACGAGATTGTGAAGAAGCTACAAGAGAGGGAACACATCGTCGGGATGACCGGAGACGGTGTGAACGATGCACCTGCCCTAAAACGTGCCGACATCGGTATCGCAGTGGCTGACGCAACCGACGCCGCTCGTGGTGCATCCGACATCGTTTTGACCGAGCCAGGGCTGAGTGTGATTGTGAGCGCGGTGTTGACCAGTCGAGCCATCTTCCAGAGAATGAAAAACTACACAATCTACGCAGTCTCCATCACCATCCGTATCGTTCTAGGTTTCATGCTCATCGCTCTTATCTGGCGTTTTGATTTCTCACCTTTCATGGTTCTTATCATCGCCATCCTCAACGACGGAACCATCATGACTATTTCCAAGGACAAAGTGAAACCTTCCCCGTTGCCGGATTCATGGAAATTGAAAGAAATCTTCGCCACCGGAGTTGTTCTCGGAACCTACATGGCTGTCATGACTGTAATTTTCTTCTGGCTAGCAAAGGAATCCGACTTCTTCACT GAGAAATTTGGTGTTCATCCGATCAAAGATAACGAATTCGAGCTTATGTCAGCGCTTTACCTTCAAGTTAGTATCATCAGCCAAGCACTCATCTTCGTCACCAGATCAAGGAGCTGGTCTTTCGTTGAACGTCCTGGGTTTTTACTACTCATTGCCTTTTTCATAGCTCAAATG ATTGCTACACTCATCGCGGTTTACGCTAAGTGGGATTTCGCAAGAGTGAGTGGAGTCGGATGGGGATGGGGTGGTGTGATTTGGTTATATAGCATCGTCACCTACTTTCCTTTGGATATTTTGAAATTTATCATTCGATTTGCGTTGAGCGGCAAGGCATGGAACAATATGATCCAAAACAAGACTGCTTTCACCTCCAAGAAGGATTACGGACGTGGCGAAAGGGAAGCACAATGGGCCACAGATCAACGCACAATGCACGGTCTCCAAGCACCCGACGCCACCGAGGTTCTAAAAGGCAAGAGCGACTATAGGGAATTGTCGGAGCTTGCAGAACAAGCAAAGAGGCGAGCTGAGGTGGCTAG GTTGAGGGAGCTTCATACATTGAAGGGACATGTTGAATCGGTTGTGAAGCTGAAGGGACTTGATATCGAGACAATTCAACAACATTACACGGTTTAA